From the genome of Eucalyptus grandis isolate ANBG69807.140 chromosome 2, ASM1654582v1, whole genome shotgun sequence, one region includes:
- the LOC104432758 gene encoding zinc finger protein ZAT8, translating to MVKRDREDTEVEALARANCLMLLSRVGESTDSASPDRKSHPTERMFACKTCNREFSSFQALGGHKASHKKQKLISGDLFHLGHAADSSPAKPKTHECSICGLDFPMGQALGGHMRKHRAAMLESLAAAAAKPVPVLKKSNSKRVTGFDLNSLPMQDDLTLRLGKVAPPLVLDLVL from the coding sequence ATGGtgaagagagacagagaggacaCGGAGGTCGAAGCCCTGGCCAGGGCCAATTGCTTGATGCTCCTCTCCCGTGTTGGCGAGAGCACCGACTCGGCGTCGCCGGACCGCAAATCGCACCCTACAGAGCGAATGTTCGCGTGCAAGACTTGCAACCGCGAATTCTCCTCGTTCCAGGCGCTCGGAGGGCACAAAGCCAGCCACAAGAAGCAGAAGCTGATCTCCGGCGATCTCTTCCACCTCGGCCACGCAGCAGATTCCTCGCCGGCCAAGCCAAAGACGCACGAGTGCTCGATATGCGGCCTCGATTTCCCGATGGGCCAAGCCCTCGGCGGTCACATGAGGAAGCACAGGGCGGCCATGCTGGAAAGCTTGGCAGCAGCGGCCGCAAAGCCTGTGCCAGTGTTGAAGAAATCAAACAGCAAGAGAGTCACGGGCTTCGATTTGAACTCGTTGCCGATGCAGGACGACTTGACCTTGCGTTTAGGAAAGGTTGCGCCGCCGTTGGTGCTTGATCTCGTTTTGTAG